In Nocardia yunnanensis, one DNA window encodes the following:
- a CDS encoding thioredoxin domain-containing protein → MNRLSGATSPYLRQHAGNPVDWREWGPEALAEAAQRDVPILLSIGYASCHWCHVMAHESFEDAATAELMNAKFVCVKVDREERPDLDAVYMNATVAMTGQGGWPMTCFLTPEGEPFYCGTYYPKTPRHGMPSFTQLLTAVDETWRNRRDEVNTAAAQVGEALRQQTAGLPDAEIAVGAELLAPAVGTVLKDLDSQHGGFGGAPKFPPSALLEGLLRHYERTGDPGVLQAVSFTCEAMARGGIYDQLRGGFARYSVDAAWVVPHFEKMLYDNAQLLRVYAHLARRGPDALARRVTRETVEFLLTDLGTEQGAFASALDADTHLEPGKPGVEGATYVWTPAELNGELGALEGGWAAELFGVTTAGTFEHGTSVLTRYADPNPADVERFEVIRARLSEARSRRPQPERDDKVVTAWNGMAIVALAEAGAALGHPEWIDAAARCARYLLDAHVSDGRVCRASLGGVPGTAPGVLEDYAWLALALLALHQTADAEWLAHAQRLLDAAITHFADPETPGSWFDTADDAETLLTRPRDPLDGATPAGTSVLAEALLTASAIADTEPAARYRHLADLTLTRGAVLLARAPRSAGQWLAVAEAALRGPIQVAVVTGPDGESASAATLLAAARTAAPGGAIIVSGPLNSQPLLADRPPVNDTAAAYICRGSVCDLPVTTPQDIHTALLPPEH, encoded by the coding sequence GTGAACCGACTGAGCGGTGCGACTTCGCCCTATCTGCGTCAGCATGCGGGAAATCCGGTGGATTGGCGGGAGTGGGGACCCGAGGCCCTGGCGGAGGCGGCGCAACGGGATGTGCCGATTCTGTTGTCGATCGGGTATGCGAGTTGTCACTGGTGCCATGTGATGGCGCACGAGTCGTTCGAGGATGCGGCGACGGCCGAGCTGATGAACGCGAAGTTCGTGTGCGTGAAGGTGGATCGGGAGGAGCGGCCCGATCTGGATGCGGTGTACATGAATGCGACCGTGGCCATGACCGGGCAGGGCGGGTGGCCTATGACGTGCTTTCTCACACCGGAGGGGGAGCCGTTCTATTGCGGGACGTATTACCCGAAGACGCCGCGGCATGGGATGCCGTCGTTCACGCAGTTGCTGACGGCAGTCGACGAGACGTGGCGGAATCGGCGGGATGAGGTGAATACGGCGGCGGCGCAGGTGGGGGAGGCGTTGCGGCAGCAGACGGCCGGGTTGCCGGATGCGGAGATCGCGGTGGGGGCGGAGTTGCTCGCGCCTGCCGTGGGGACTGTGCTGAAGGATCTGGATTCGCAGCACGGCGGGTTCGGGGGCGCGCCGAAGTTTCCGCCGTCGGCGTTGCTGGAGGGGCTGCTGCGGCATTACGAGCGGACCGGGGATCCCGGTGTGCTGCAGGCGGTTTCGTTCACCTGCGAGGCGATGGCGCGGGGCGGGATCTACGACCAGTTGCGGGGCGGGTTCGCCCGGTATTCGGTGGATGCCGCGTGGGTGGTGCCGCACTTCGAGAAGATGCTGTACGACAACGCGCAGTTGCTGCGGGTGTACGCCCATCTGGCCCGGCGCGGGCCGGACGCGTTGGCGCGGCGGGTGACTCGGGAAACCGTGGAGTTCCTGCTCACCGATCTCGGCACCGAACAGGGCGCCTTCGCGTCTGCCTTGGACGCGGACACCCACCTCGAGCCGGGGAAGCCCGGAGTCGAGGGCGCTACCTACGTGTGGACCCCCGCCGAGCTGAACGGTGAACTCGGGGCTCTCGAAGGCGGCTGGGCGGCAGAGCTTTTCGGAGTCACCACGGCGGGCACCTTCGAACACGGCACCTCGGTGCTGACCCGGTACGCGGATCCGAATCCCGCCGATGTCGAACGCTTCGAAGTCATACGGGCCCGGCTGTCGGAGGCTCGTTCGCGCCGGCCGCAGCCGGAGCGCGACGACAAGGTGGTCACCGCCTGGAACGGTATGGCCATCGTGGCGCTCGCGGAAGCCGGTGCGGCACTGGGGCATCCGGAGTGGATCGACGCCGCCGCGCGATGCGCGCGCTATCTGCTCGACGCGCATGTCAGCGACGGCAGGGTGTGCCGGGCCTCGCTGGGCGGCGTGCCCGGCACCGCGCCCGGCGTTCTCGAGGACTACGCCTGGCTGGCCCTGGCCCTGCTCGCGCTGCATCAGACCGCCGACGCTGAGTGGCTGGCGCACGCGCAACGGCTACTGGATGCCGCCATCACGCACTTCGCCGACCCCGAAACCCCCGGCAGCTGGTTCGATACCGCCGATGACGCCGAGACCCTGCTCACCCGCCCCCGCGATCCCCTCGACGGCGCGACCCCGGCCGGGACGTCGGTGCTGGCCGAAGCCCTGCTCACCGCCTCCGCCATCGCCGACACCGAACCGGCCGCCCGCTACCGGCACCTCGCCGACCTGACCCTCACCCGGGGCGCGGTCCTGCTCGCCCGCGCGCCCCGCTCGGCCGGGCAGTGGCTGGCCGTCGCCGAAGCCGCCCTGCGCGGCCCCATCCAGGTCGCGGTGGTCACCGGCCCGGACGGCGAATCCGCCAGTGCCGCAACCCTGCTGGCCGCCGCCCGCACCGCCGCCCCCGGCGGCGCGATCATCGTCTCCGGCCCCCTGAACTCCCAACCCCTCCTCGCCGACCGTCCACCCGTCAACGACACCGCCGCCGCCTACATCTGCCGAGGCTCCGTCTGCGACCTCCCCGTCACCACCCCCCAAGACATCCACACCGCCCTCCTCCCGCCCGAACACTGA